The Leptospira brenneri genome includes a window with the following:
- a CDS encoding alpha/beta hydrolase — protein MEKPLEYLVRKPKVSIENPPLLLLLHGVGSNEEDLFSLSNYLPESLLVVSVRGPLILGTGSYGWYEVLFTTGQPKINLEQEAESRKLLLQFLEYLKTNYQFDESNVWIGGFSQGAIMSYSIGLLHPDKVKGIIALSGRLLEENKTQVKVSEKVLGKKIFISHGTNDRVLPINYARSVKEYLESIGVHPHYQEYEEGHSINREMLKDLIEWLDAELGNH, from the coding sequence ATGGAAAAGCCATTAGAGTATTTAGTCCGCAAACCAAAAGTTTCTATAGAAAACCCACCACTTTTACTTTTATTACATGGGGTGGGTAGTAACGAAGAAGATTTGTTTTCCTTATCCAATTACCTTCCTGAATCCTTACTTGTTGTTTCTGTAAGAGGTCCTTTGATTTTAGGAACAGGGAGTTACGGATGGTATGAAGTATTATTTACGACAGGCCAACCTAAGATTAATTTAGAACAAGAAGCCGAAAGTAGAAAACTCTTACTTCAGTTTTTGGAATATCTAAAAACAAATTATCAATTTGATGAATCCAATGTTTGGATTGGTGGCTTTAGTCAAGGTGCTATCATGTCTTATTCGATTGGTTTACTCCACCCTGATAAAGTGAAAGGGATCATTGCACTCAGCGGACGATTGTTAGAAGAAAACAAAACGCAAGTAAAGGTCTCAGAAAAAGTTCTGGGTAAAAAAATATTTATTTCTCATGGTACTAATGACCGCGTGTTGCCTATAAATTATGCGAGATCAGTAAAGGAATATTTAGAATCGATAGGAGTTCATCCTCATTACCAAGAGTACGAAGAAGGCCATAGCATCAATCGTGAGATGTTAAAAGATTTGATAGAATGGTTGGATGCGGAATTGGGAAATCATTAG
- a CDS encoding dihydrofolate reductase family protein — MRKLIVLEFLTLDGVIQAGGGPTEDTSGGFVYGGWQVPYSDDLIGKVMEKQMNMSFDLLLGRKTFEIWAPYWPEHSEIWPKVMSVTKYVASNTITSHSWKPSVFLNGNIVEKIQKLKLEDGPNLHVYGSANLVQTLMQNDLIDEFWLKIYPITLGSGKKLFMEGTIPAAFKLIESQISQTGIIIANYKRAGEIQTGSF; from the coding sequence ATGAGAAAATTAATTGTACTCGAATTTCTTACTCTTGATGGAGTGATACAAGCTGGCGGTGGGCCAACAGAAGATACGAGCGGCGGTTTTGTTTATGGTGGCTGGCAAGTTCCTTATTCTGATGATTTAATCGGCAAAGTTATGGAAAAGCAAATGAATATGTCGTTTGATTTGTTACTGGGTAGAAAAACTTTTGAGATCTGGGCACCATACTGGCCAGAACATTCGGAGATTTGGCCGAAAGTCATGTCAGTCACTAAGTATGTTGCTTCTAATACAATCACATCTCACTCATGGAAACCCTCTGTATTTCTTAATGGAAACATAGTAGAGAAAATCCAAAAACTTAAATTGGAAGATGGTCCAAATTTACATGTTTATGGAAGTGCCAACCTTGTACAAACTTTGATGCAAAATGATTTAATAGATGAGTTCTGGTTAAAGATTTATCCTATCACACTAGGTAGCGGCAAAAAATTATTTATGGAGGGAACCATCCCCGCTGCTTTCAAACTGATTGAAAGCCAAATTTCGCAAACGGGGATCATAATCGCAAATTACAAACGTGCCGGAGAAATTCAGACAGGAAGTTTCTAA
- a CDS encoding nucleotidyltransferase domain-containing protein, translating to MKISEDKQETLNRIVNDLKSINNVTAIVLGGSYSTGMANENSDLDIGIYYHESSPFSIESIKSIADKYNSGDETTVTSFYQWGAWVNGGAWIETKSGEVDFVYRNIEQVKSTIEKSKEGIYINDFEQQPPYGFSSTIYLAETYYCVPLFDPENIIQNLKKEVKQYPEKLKQTITQQSLWSAEFTLWQADKFAKKFDFYNTVGCFSRALKNIIEALLAINELYSIGDKKSMEVLKRAPKLPEKLESRIEVIVNLDKQNIVSKTNELRQLFEETVSFAKDSYHPYFKL from the coding sequence ATGAAAATTTCAGAGGATAAACAAGAAACTCTTAATCGCATTGTAAACGATTTAAAATCAATAAACAATGTAACAGCCATTGTACTGGGAGGTTCCTATTCCACGGGAATGGCTAATGAAAATTCTGATTTAGATATTGGAATTTACTATCATGAATCTTCTCCATTTTCTATCGAAAGTATAAAATCTATAGCTGATAAATACAATTCTGGCGATGAAACAACAGTCACAAGCTTTTATCAATGGGGTGCTTGGGTAAACGGAGGAGCATGGATAGAAACAAAATCAGGGGAAGTCGATTTTGTTTATCGAAATATTGAACAAGTTAAGTCCACTATAGAAAAATCTAAAGAGGGGATTTATATAAATGATTTCGAACAACAACCGCCTTACGGATTTTCATCCACAATCTATCTCGCTGAAACATACTATTGCGTACCACTGTTCGATCCAGAAAATATAATTCAAAATCTAAAAAAAGAAGTTAAGCAGTATCCAGAAAAACTAAAACAAACCATTACACAACAGTCGTTGTGGTCTGCTGAATTTACGCTCTGGCAAGCAGACAAGTTTGCAAAGAAATTCGATTTTTATAATACAGTTGGATGTTTTTCAAGAGCCCTGAAAAACATAATAGAAGCCTTACTCGCAATAAATGAACTATATTCAATTGGAGACAAAAAATCCATGGAAGTTCTAAAAAGAGCACCAAAATTACCAGAAAAACTAGAAAGTCGAATTGAAGTTATCGTAAATCTAGATAAGCAAAATATAGTTTCAAAGACTAATGAACTCAGACAATTATTTGAAGAAACCGTATCATTTGCAAAGGATTCTTACCACCCTTATTTCAAACTCTAA
- a CDS encoding DegT/DnrJ/EryC1/StrS family aminotransferase produces the protein MLTSRKTFLPFALPSISEDAIEEVAQVLRSGWVTSGPKVKQFEMEFGDFVGSKETIAVNSATAGLHLALEAIGMTANDAAITSSITFTATTEVICYFGAEPILTDVDPIHNLMTPETLRQTIESKCKWNGKELRSKKTGKQIKAILPVHLAGYTCDMEGLMAIAKEYNLYVIEDAAHAFPAVHKNKMIGTWGDFTVFSFYATKGITTGEGGMVTTAHKEAAERIRKMRLHGINRDAFNRPGWYYEVVDAGYKYNMTDIAAALGVVQLKESHGFWERRTEIAKHYNQEFSPIKGIKLPKEDTNGIHSWHLYRIEVDPKIAKVGRDSLVEELKERNIGTSLHFIPIFEHPYYKKTFQYNRKEYPNACSMYDRSVSLPLFAGMTKSDEKDVIDAVKEILG, from the coding sequence ATGCTCACATCTCGCAAAACTTTCCTACCATTTGCGCTTCCTTCCATTTCGGAAGATGCGATTGAAGAAGTAGCCCAAGTCCTCCGCTCAGGCTGGGTCACCTCAGGCCCAAAAGTCAAACAATTCGAGATGGAGTTTGGTGACTTTGTGGGAAGTAAAGAAACCATTGCTGTCAATTCAGCAACGGCAGGCTTACATTTAGCTTTAGAAGCAATTGGAATGACTGCAAATGATGCCGCCATCACCAGTTCCATTACCTTTACCGCGACCACGGAAGTGATTTGTTATTTTGGGGCCGAACCCATTCTTACAGATGTAGATCCCATTCACAATTTGATGACTCCGGAAACCTTGCGTCAAACCATCGAATCCAAATGCAAATGGAACGGGAAAGAACTAAGAAGTAAAAAAACAGGCAAACAAATCAAAGCCATCCTTCCGGTTCACTTAGCTGGTTATACTTGTGATATGGAAGGTCTGATGGCAATTGCGAAAGAATACAATTTATATGTAATTGAAGATGCCGCCCATGCATTCCCCGCAGTTCATAAAAACAAAATGATCGGAACTTGGGGTGATTTTACCGTATTTAGTTTCTACGCAACAAAAGGAATTACCACAGGAGAAGGGGGGATGGTCACCACTGCTCATAAAGAGGCCGCAGAACGAATTCGAAAAATGCGACTCCATGGAATTAACCGTGATGCGTTTAACCGACCTGGTTGGTACTATGAAGTCGTTGATGCAGGTTATAAATACAATATGACAGACATCGCTGCAGCTTTGGGTGTCGTTCAATTAAAAGAATCTCATGGATTTTGGGAACGCAGAACAGAAATTGCCAAACATTACAACCAAGAGTTTAGTCCTATCAAAGGAATCAAACTTCCCAAAGAAGATACAAACGGAATCCATAGTTGGCATCTCTATCGCATTGAAGTGGATCCAAAAATTGCAAAAGTCGGGCGTGATAGTTTAGTAGAAGAATTAAAGGAAAGAAACATAGGAACAAGCCTTCATTTCATCCCTATCTTCGAACATCCTTATTACAAAAAGACATTCCAATACAATAGAAAGGAATATCCAAATGCTTGTTCTATGTATGACAGGTCGGTTTCATTACCTCTATTTGCCGGTATGACAAAATCCGATGAAAAAGATGTAATTGATGCTGTTAAAGAAATTCTTGGTTAA
- a CDS encoding VOC family protein, giving the protein MAAPKKKKSNKTKPKSNQPKLDYRASPSHSITPFLMFNANIEEVAKFYVSIFKKSKIITASPMQGQFILNGQKFSAYNGGPEFQFTWGVSFMISVDTQKEVDYYWNGLLANGGKELMCGWVQDQFGMFWQVTPKILLELISHKDPEKAKRATDAMLKMKKIDIATLKEAVS; this is encoded by the coding sequence ATGGCAGCACCAAAGAAAAAGAAAAGTAATAAAACAAAGCCAAAATCCAATCAGCCAAAGTTAGATTATCGAGCTAGCCCTTCCCACAGCATCACACCATTTCTCATGTTCAATGCAAACATCGAAGAAGTTGCAAAGTTCTATGTATCCATTTTCAAAAAATCCAAAATTATTACTGCAAGCCCAATGCAAGGACAGTTCATTTTGAATGGTCAGAAATTTTCTGCTTATAACGGAGGACCCGAATTCCAATTCACTTGGGGTGTTTCCTTTATGATCAGTGTAGATACTCAAAAAGAAGTCGATTATTACTGGAACGGTCTTTTGGCAAATGGTGGTAAAGAACTGATGTGTGGTTGGGTTCAGGATCAATTCGGAATGTTTTGGCAAGTGACACCAAAAATTCTCTTAGAGTTAATTTCACATAAAGATCCAGAAAAAGCAAAACGTGCAACAGATGCTATGTTAAAAATGAAAAAAATAGACATAGCAACGTTAAAAGAAGCAGTAAGTTAA
- a CDS encoding steroid delta-isomerase, which translates to MDEETNLDLIDTQLKAYNNKDIDLFLKCWDTNAKIFLHPDILLAEGIEQIKERHLVRFQEPDLFANLISRTSFNGKIVDQEVVTRNFPEGKGTIDVLAIYEIKDVRIMNAWFLIGEPKF; encoded by the coding sequence ATGGATGAAGAAACAAATTTAGATTTAATTGATACTCAATTAAAAGCTTATAATAACAAAGACATTGATTTATTCTTAAAATGTTGGGATACAAATGCGAAAATATTTTTACATCCAGATATATTGTTAGCGGAAGGTATCGAACAAATTAAAGAAAGACACCTAGTTCGATTTCAAGAACCCGACCTTTTTGCTAATTTGATATCAAGGACTTCCTTTAATGGAAAAATTGTAGACCAAGAAGTTGTAACAAGAAATTTTCCCGAAGGAAAAGGAACAATAGATGTGTTAGCAATTTATGAAATCAAGGATGTTAGGATAATGAATGCCTGGTTTCTAATTGGTGAACCAAAGTTTTAG
- the add gene encoding adenosine deaminase — MEVPFSEILNRIAVIDRDIAELNRLKSRLPADRPYSPTIQLTFDKQINTLLNERVSLMELPILHPPLWLLSKDGLEPATETPLLKERKSLLAGDLSVPHPNEQDVINFIREIPKTEVHLHLEACVNKETLKFLYKKNGIEVTDKEFEDKYNFKDLNGFIQVFFFVQGAVKEASDLGYFIDSLADYLRSNNIIYCEAFFAPSKFIQNGLDFDEMVEVMVNRIRQIEVKDGITIRLLVDVSRSFGPENAMNNLKRVLGLKHKEVIGIGLGGAELMGPAKDYSEVFKVARESGLRCVAHSGEDDGPWAIWDAVNLCKAERIGHGTSAIQDPELVRYMKENRIPIEICVTSNVFTGKYVRKEQNHPVRYYYDQGLMLCINTDDPDIFNVNLTYEFFKLYRFLDFSIDEIIDLVRQGVLCTFHPEKDSLWKAMEEKIDLIKLKYNLVPEKQVAAV, encoded by the coding sequence ATGGAAGTTCCTTTTTCTGAGATTTTAAATCGTATCGCTGTCATTGATCGCGACATTGCAGAGCTCAATCGATTGAAGAGCCGTCTGCCAGCTGACAGACCGTACTCGCCCACCATCCAACTTACTTTTGATAAACAAATCAATACTCTGTTAAACGAGAGAGTTTCTCTCATGGAGTTGCCGATCCTACACCCGCCACTTTGGTTGCTTTCCAAAGACGGATTAGAACCGGCTACCGAAACCCCTCTTCTCAAAGAAAGGAAATCCTTACTCGCTGGGGATTTATCGGTCCCTCATCCCAATGAGCAAGATGTCATTAATTTCATTCGAGAAATTCCAAAAACAGAAGTACATTTACACTTAGAAGCCTGTGTGAATAAAGAAACTCTCAAATTTTTGTACAAAAAGAACGGAATCGAAGTTACAGATAAAGAATTTGAAGATAAATACAATTTTAAAGATCTAAATGGTTTCATTCAGGTGTTTTTCTTTGTGCAAGGAGCTGTTAAGGAAGCTTCGGATCTCGGATATTTTATCGATAGTTTAGCGGATTATTTACGATCGAATAATATCATTTATTGTGAAGCCTTCTTTGCTCCTTCAAAGTTCATTCAAAATGGATTGGATTTTGATGAAATGGTGGAAGTGATGGTAAATCGAATTCGCCAAATTGAAGTTAAAGATGGAATTACTATCCGATTGTTAGTGGATGTATCTCGTTCCTTCGGCCCTGAGAATGCAATGAACAATCTCAAACGAGTTTTGGGATTAAAACATAAAGAAGTGATTGGGATTGGACTTGGTGGTGCTGAACTTATGGGCCCTGCAAAGGATTATTCTGAAGTTTTCAAAGTAGCACGAGAGTCTGGTTTAAGATGTGTAGCTCACTCTGGAGAAGATGATGGTCCTTGGGCCATTTGGGATGCGGTAAATCTTTGTAAGGCGGAAAGGATCGGTCACGGAACTTCTGCAATTCAAGATCCAGAACTTGTTCGTTACATGAAAGAAAACAGAATCCCAATTGAGATTTGTGTGACTTCGAATGTCTTTACAGGAAAGTATGTTCGCAAAGAACAAAACCATCCTGTGCGTTATTATTATGACCAAGGTCTCATGTTATGTATCAACACAGATGATCCTGATATTTTTAACGTGAATCTTACTTATGAATTCTTTAAACTCTATCGCTTTTTGGATTTTTCAATTGATGAGATCATTGATTTGGTAAGACAAGGTGTGCTTTGTACCTTTCATCCAGAAAAAGATTCTTTATGGAAGGCGATGGAAGAAAAAATCGATTTAATCAAATTAAAATATAACTTGGTTCCTGAAAAACAAGTAGCTGCTGTTTGA
- the ygiD gene encoding 4,5-DOPA dioxygenase extradiol has product MNQSATHENLDFFQTSETMPSYFLGHGSPMNAIEENEFVDGLRALGKTIPKPKAILCISAHWVTDGTFVTAMDHPPTIHDFGGFPKALFDVQYPAPGSPDLAKLVQSIVKSQDVKLDYEWGLDHGAWSVIKHIYPKADVPVVQLSMDYKTPPEKHFQLAKELAPLRNKGILIIASGNIVHNLRMVAWERLNEVYGFDWALDVNQKVKDWITKEDNDSLIQIRNHGKEFEWAIPTAEHYLPLLYTLGTKLDTDAVSFFNDKPVAGALTMTSVKLESKQ; this is encoded by the coding sequence ATGAACCAATCAGCAACCCATGAAAATCTCGATTTTTTTCAAACTTCAGAAACGATGCCTTCCTATTTTTTGGGACATGGAAGTCCAATGAACGCCATTGAAGAAAATGAGTTTGTCGATGGTTTGCGTGCTCTTGGTAAAACCATTCCGAAACCAAAGGCAATTCTATGTATTTCTGCCCATTGGGTAACCGATGGGACTTTTGTCACAGCGATGGATCATCCACCAACCATCCATGATTTTGGTGGATTTCCGAAGGCATTGTTTGATGTACAATATCCAGCTCCGGGCAGTCCTGACCTCGCCAAATTAGTACAATCAATTGTGAAATCCCAGGATGTAAAACTAGATTATGAATGGGGTTTGGATCATGGCGCTTGGAGTGTCATCAAACATATTTATCCTAAAGCAGATGTACCTGTCGTTCAGTTGAGTATGGATTACAAGACGCCGCCAGAAAAACATTTTCAGTTAGCAAAGGAACTGGCTCCACTTCGAAACAAAGGGATACTGATCATCGCGAGTGGAAATATTGTGCATAATTTGCGTATGGTGGCTTGGGAAAGATTGAATGAAGTATATGGATTTGATTGGGCACTTGATGTGAATCAAAAAGTAAAGGACTGGATTACTAAAGAAGATAACGATTCATTAATTCAAATTCGAAATCATGGCAAAGAATTTGAATGGGCCATTCCTACTGCAGAACATTATTTACCGCTGCTTTATACCTTAGGAACGAAATTGGATACAGATGCGGTTTCATTTTTTAACGACAAACCAGTAGCGGGTGCCTTAACAATGACTTCCGTAAAATTGGAATCAAAACAATAG